A region of the Penicillium psychrofluorescens genome assembly, chromosome: 6 genome:
TTATGCGCTTGGCTAGCTTTACCGTAAAGTCGCAACCAAGTCAGTCAGTGCCGATTTTCGGCCAAATCTAGCGACATCAGAACGAACGACTgacacacacacagagagagagagagagagagagagggagggagggagggggggcTTATTTCCATGCTCCAGCTCAGGTCACCAAACAAAAGAATTGCCCTGTTTCGGTGTAGGCGCTACAATGACCATTTCCAGTCATTTTACTAGTATTACGAGCATCACACCTTATCCAAGTCCTCGTTCAGGTTGCAGACATACGTTCAAAAGCAGGTGCCCAACTATAATTAAATAGTGGTGTTCGCGATGGCCGTCCAGAAGACTTCAAGGTGGACGCTCACACCCAATCGTGGATTCGAAGGCCTCCAGTACCAGGAAGACGTGGCCCTGCCGGCCCTGACGGAGCGGCAGTGCCTGGTGCGCATCGAGGCCGTGTCACTCAACTACCGCGACATCGCCATGGCGCTAGGGCGATACCCCCTGTCCGTCAACAAGTCTTTTGTCCCCTGTTCTGACGCTGCCGGCCAGGTCGTGTCGGTCGGTGCTCAGGTCACGGCCTTTCGGGTCGGCGACAGGGTCTGCACGCTCTTCATGCAGGACCATCAGGACGGCATCATCACGCCCCAGATCCGACAGAGCACGCTCGGCAGCCAGAGTGACGGCGTGCTACAGCGATACGCGGTCTTTGAGGAGACGGGGCTCGTGGCCATGCCCGGAGCCCTATCGTACGTCGAGGGAGCGACCCTGCCGTGCGCAGCTGTGACGGCCTGGAACTGCCTCTTTGGCCTGGAGTCGAGGGCCCTGCAGCCTGGGGACTGGGTCCTCACGCAGGGAACGGGCGGTGTGTCCTTGTTCGCGATACAATTCGCGCACGCGATCGGCGCAGTTGTCATCGGCACGACGTCGACTGCCGATAAGGAGGAGAAGCTCAGGGAGCTGGGAGTGCGCTACGTGATCAACTACAGGTCCGACCCTGGCTGGGGGGAGACGGCAAGGTTGCTGACCCCCGAAGGGCTGGGTGTACACCACGTCATCGAGGTTGGCGGGGAGACGACGCTGCCGCAGACGCTCAAAGCGATACGGCCCGAGGGCGTCGTGTCCATGGTGGGGTTCTTGGGCGGCGGCAAGGCTGGCGAGCCGGCGAGCTTCTCTATGATCCACAGGCAACTCTGCATCGTGAGGGGCATCAACGTCGGCTCTAGGAAGATGTTCCAGGAGATGAACGCCTTCCTGGAAAAGACGGGGATAAGGCCCATCGTCTCGGAGCCGCTGTTCGGCTACGACAAGTGCCCGGAGGCGTACAGGTACatggaggagcagggctTCTGGGGGAAAATTGTCATGTATGTGGCTTAGTGCTATGTGTTCAGTGGACATCTAGTGTATTTGGTCCCTTTATTTTGGTATCCTCCCAACAGATTCCTAGTCCCTTTTAAACTCGGAATGACTCAAAAGAAGGCCGTTTATTCCATAGACTAAATGTTCCATATGGGCGTGGGAAAGGATCAGGACCTGTGACAAGTGCAATTTGGTCAAGGTTAAACTTGACTATAATAATATACATTCTATGTAGATTTTGCAAGATTAAAATTAACTCAAGCTTGATCACAATCACTGATTTTTCTATTCTGTCTTAGTAATATGTGATCTGTGAATGTCTACAGACTGGCGATGGACTGGACCCTCAAGCTGAGAATTTCGACGCGACATCCGCTACTTCCATCAGAATCTCCCACGGCCATCTAGGTGCAGCTATTAAAGGTCACGTAACAAGTTTCTTCAAACTGTTCGTTCCCTTCTGCCTCTATTTGCCTAA
Encoded here:
- a CDS encoding uncharacterized protein (ID:PFLUO_009558-T1.cds;~source:funannotate); this encodes MAVQKTSRWTLTPNRGFEGLQYQEDVALPALTERQCLVRIEAVSLNYRDIAMALGRYPLSVNKSFVPCSDAAGQVVSVGAQVTAFRVGDRVCTLFMQDHQDGIITPQIRQSTLGSQSDGVLQRYAVFEETGLVAMPGALSYVEGATLPCAAVTAWNCLFGLESRALQPGDWVLTQGTGGVSLFAIQFAHAIGAVVIGTTSTADKEEKLRELGVRYVINYRSDPGWGETARLLTPEGLGVHHVIEVGGETTLPQTLKAIRPEGVVSMVGFLGGGKAGEPASFSMIHRQLCIVRGINVGSRKMFQEMNAFLEKTGIRPIVSEPLFGYDKCPEAYRYMEEQGFWGKIVMYVA